A region from the Williamwhitmania taraxaci genome encodes:
- a CDS encoding nucleotidyltransferase family protein, whose translation MKLIDSNRDKLFELCEKHKVEELYFFGSVLTDNFKESSDIDILIQFYQVDLMEYFDNYMDFKESLELLFKRPVDLVENQAIRNPIFRQVVDREKQLFYERKSS comes from the coding sequence ATGAAACTGATTGATTCAAATAGGGATAAACTTTTTGAACTTTGTGAGAAGCACAAGGTAGAAGAACTCTATTTCTTTGGCTCAGTCTTGACTGACAATTTCAAAGAATCAAGCGATATCGATATTCTAATCCAGTTCTACCAAGTAGACTTGATGGAATATTTTGATAACTATATGGATTTTAAAGAGAGTCTTGAACTGTTATTTAAGAGACCAGTCGACCTTGTAGAAAATCAGGCGATTAGAAATCCCATTTTTCGACAAGTGGTTGACAGAGAAAAACAACTATTTTATGAACGAAAAAGTTCTTAA